A genomic region of Klebsiella electrica contains the following coding sequences:
- a CDS encoding ATP synthase F0 subunit B: MNFFDRYQPLFEMVARLLGDEWRVNLLDDCQYRIKLTTPNLKRYTLTVREDKGRIVIHGFVESRYWRGSGARCTVSPSRNAAAIADDIRHKILKQARQDLDTMQEAEKKQLEGLEQERIIKGMLAQLVKLEGWHDSLTGFKANNGLSGKITDHYNGYGLFVQGLNIDQLIKLMGAVKQL, from the coding sequence ATGAATTTTTTTGATCGGTATCAGCCGCTTTTTGAAATGGTTGCTCGTTTGTTGGGGGATGAATGGCGCGTCAATTTGCTGGATGATTGCCAGTATCGAATAAAACTGACCACGCCGAACCTGAAACGTTATACGCTTACAGTCAGAGAGGATAAGGGGCGTATTGTTATTCATGGTTTCGTTGAGTCTCGCTACTGGCGTGGAAGTGGCGCACGGTGTACCGTGTCGCCGTCACGTAATGCGGCGGCAATTGCCGACGATATACGCCATAAGATACTGAAACAAGCCAGGCAGGATCTGGACACAATGCAGGAAGCGGAAAAAAAACAACTGGAGGGGCTGGAACAAGAGCGAATCATTAAAGGGATGCTGGCGCAGCTTGTAAAGCTGGAAGGTTGGCACGATTCACTAACCGGGTTTAAAGCAAATAATGGCCTCAGCGGTAAAATAACAGATCACTACAATGGGTATGGCCTGTTTGTGCAGGGATTAAACATAGATCAGCTAATTAAGTTAATGGGGGCAGTGAAACAGTTATGA
- a CDS encoding cobalamin biosynthesis protein CbiX, producing MHFTTFLKKHFDIEVSSEYRTDVNCSNDPGKDVETIIVYEKNNDCEPAFILRDSWWFTDTKEKKHWIVGNIYSTLEHGKEYSEKELINIIKSGNIIK from the coding sequence ATGCACTTTACTACATTTTTAAAAAAACATTTTGACATTGAAGTATCAAGTGAATATAGGACAGATGTAAATTGTTCCAATGATCCTGGGAAGGATGTGGAAACAATCATTGTTTATGAAAAAAACAATGATTGTGAACCTGCTTTTATTCTTCGGGATTCATGGTGGTTTACTGACACCAAAGAAAAAAAACATTGGATTGTTGGAAACATATATTCCACGCTGGAACATGGCAAAGAGTACAGCGAAAAAGAATTAATTAACATTATCAAAAGTGGCAATATCATAAAATAA
- a CDS encoding J domain-containing protein, which translates to MNIQQALNIFGLSGELTEKDIKKAYKQAALKFHPDRNPVGADMMKAVNAAFDFLMQNIDKINQFQSADENARYDFGEELEKVLNMLSGLSGVVYEVIGNWIWISGETKEHKDALKEMGCKWAAKKKQWFYRPDEYKASRNRKEHSMDEIREMYGTNGQRKSTGWQRVTKQG; encoded by the coding sequence ATGAATATCCAGCAAGCATTAAATATTTTCGGTTTATCTGGTGAACTGACTGAAAAAGACATTAAAAAAGCTTATAAGCAAGCCGCTTTAAAATTTCATCCTGACCGTAATCCAGTTGGCGCGGATATGATGAAAGCCGTCAATGCTGCATTTGATTTTCTGATGCAGAATATTGATAAAATTAATCAATTCCAGAGTGCTGACGAAAACGCCCGTTATGACTTTGGCGAAGAACTCGAAAAAGTATTAAATATGCTTTCTGGCCTGTCTGGTGTGGTTTATGAAGTTATTGGAAACTGGATCTGGATCAGTGGCGAAACAAAAGAACATAAAGACGCATTAAAAGAAATGGGCTGTAAATGGGCGGCGAAGAAAAAACAGTGGTTTTATCGTCCTGATGAATACAAAGCCAGCCGGAACCGCAAAGAGCACAGCATGGATGAAATCCGCGAAATGTACGGCACAAACGGACAGCGCAAGTCTACAGGCTGGCAGAGAGTCACAAAACAGGGTTAA